Proteins from a single region of Peptococcaceae bacterium 1198_IL3148:
- a CDS encoding YitT family protein, whose protein sequence is MKKLIFYILQYSWLLLGLFLYGAAIVLLLQARLGLTPWDVLHQGLTQYLPFTLGQVMIGVGAILVAITWLLGVKPGIGSILNMILIGVFVDQIIIWGLFPAPEAMGYRILYLVVGVLCCGLATGVYITANLGSGPRDSLMLALHNITGWRIGPVRTVIEVTVVIVGYLLGGLLGIGTLVFSLTIGWATEFFLTFFHKIGKTEVFVGFVNGLLEVKEPTIQQRKSA, encoded by the coding sequence TTGAAAAAGTTAATTTTTTATATACTGCAATACAGTTGGTTGCTATTGGGACTATTTCTTTATGGGGCAGCCATTGTCCTGCTGTTACAAGCTAGACTGGGACTGACTCCTTGGGATGTATTGCACCAGGGCTTAACCCAATATTTGCCATTTACCCTAGGGCAGGTGATGATTGGCGTTGGTGCCATATTGGTGGCCATTACTTGGCTGTTGGGGGTAAAACCCGGTATCGGCTCCATCTTGAACATGATTTTAATAGGGGTGTTTGTGGACCAAATTATCATTTGGGGCTTGTTTCCCGCCCCGGAGGCCATGGGGTACCGCATTCTGTATTTAGTGGTGGGTGTGTTATGCTGTGGTTTAGCCACTGGCGTTTATATCACCGCCAACCTGGGCTCCGGTCCCCGGGACAGTTTGATGTTGGCGCTACACAACATTACCGGCTGGCGCATTGGCCCGGTGCGCACCGTCATTGAGGTGACGGTGGTGATTGTGGGTTATCTGCTGGGCGGCCTGTTGGGCATTGGCACATTAGTCTTTTCACTGACCATCGGCTGGGCCACAGAATTTTTTCTTACCTTTTTCCACAAAATAGGTAAGACCGAAGTTTTTGTTGGTTTTGTCAACGGTTTGTTAGAGGTAAAAGAACCAACGATACAGCAACGAAAAAGTGCTTGA
- a CDS encoding non-canonical purine NTP pyrophosphatase: protein MAYKAVYYSRPLRFISQNEIKIAEYKELMKPVNFITVNMDIPEQSGGNLIEIIRSKVLTAFEEKRAPLFVDQTGLYLDAWNGLPGGLTDIFWKRLKLTGFLKLLENENNRKAVAITTIGYCDGRNIHYFQGKLSGTIAHHPMGELGTQWDPVFIPQGENRTFAEMPKEDRLKISMRLTAATDFKDFLLKQRSSCR from the coding sequence ATGGCCTACAAAGCAGTTTATTATAGCCGACCACTACGTTTTATCAGTCAAAATGAGATTAAAATTGCTGAATATAAGGAACTAATGAAACCAGTGAATTTTATTACTGTTAATATGGATATTCCGGAACAATCCGGCGGAAATCTGATCGAAATAATTCGGAGTAAGGTACTGACCGCCTTCGAAGAAAAACGTGCACCACTGTTTGTGGATCAAACCGGTTTATACCTGGATGCCTGGAACGGTTTGCCCGGCGGCCTAACGGATATTTTTTGGAAAAGGCTAAAATTAACGGGGTTTTTAAAACTGCTGGAGAATGAAAATAACCGCAAGGCGGTGGCCATCACCACCATTGGCTACTGCGACGGCAGAAACATTCACTACTTTCAAGGAAAATTATCCGGCACCATTGCTCACCATCCTATGGGTGAATTGGGCACCCAGTGGGACCCGGTTTTTATCCCCCAAGGAGAAAATCGCACTTTTGCGGAAATGCCTAAGGAGGACAGGCTAAAAATCTCAATGCGGTTGACCGCAGCCACCGATTTTAAGGATTTCTTACTAAAGCAAAGGAGTTCTTGTAGATGA
- a CDS encoding SIR2 family protein — MKILDELAQDIKENRIIPFVGAGLSRNINLPGWETLIYKVAEDLEFDPEVLKIYGDFLQIAEYHIIKYGGKNRIAKIIDRNLRNVNYDIGSSKAHEYLVKMNFPTIYTTNFDEALEEAFKYHGYPYCSIATLDDVIRAQEGVTKIVKFHGSLDHDETLVIGETDYHNRLDMEAPIDIKLRSDLLGKTVLFLGYSFRDLNVRYMWSKLFKIMQSSCKAYMVTMQPNPIFEAIYGEKGMRIICLNSDHPETDFVNFMEELYKRVKSM; from the coding sequence ATGAAGATACTGGACGAATTAGCCCAAGACATTAAGGAAAATAGAATTATTCCCTTTGTGGGGGCTGGCCTTTCCCGCAACATTAACTTGCCCGGTTGGGAGACGTTAATTTACAAGGTTGCCGAGGATTTGGAATTTGACCCGGAGGTATTAAAAATTTACGGAGACTTTTTGCAAATTGCCGAATACCACATTATTAAATATGGCGGGAAAAACCGCATTGCCAAAATTATTGATCGCAATTTACGCAATGTTAATTATGACATTGGTTCCTCCAAAGCCCATGAATACTTAGTAAAAATGAACTTTCCCACCATTTATACCACCAATTTTGATGAAGCGTTGGAAGAGGCCTTTAAATACCACGGTTACCCCTATTGCTCCATTGCCACTTTAGACGACGTTATTCGCGCCCAAGAGGGCGTAACCAAAATAGTTAAATTCCACGGCAGCCTGGATCACGATGAAACTTTGGTCATTGGCGAAACCGACTACCACAACCGATTGGACATGGAAGCGCCCATTGATATTAAGCTGCGGTCCGATTTGCTAGGTAAAACGGTACTGTTTTTGGGCTACAGTTTTCGCGATTTAAATGTACGCTATATGTGGAGTAAGTTGTTTAAAATTATGCAATCCAGCTGCAAAGCTTACATGGTCACCATGCAACCCAACCCCATATTTGAGGCCATTTATGGCGAAAAGGGCATGCGCATTATTTGTTTAAACAGCGATCACCCAGAAACAGATTTTGTCAACTTTATGGAGGAACTGTATAAGAGGGTTAAATCTATGTAA
- a CDS encoding HAD hydrolase-like protein, giving the protein MKIDTVLFDLDGTLVDSLPLIKRTYQRVFQEMNIPWENDEVMTWVGRSLKDIGNYFAGEERGQEFFKVYQHYYAIDHDEYTKAYAGTLEMLEKLHNKGYTLGVVTSKSGAVAKRSIDFLGMAKYMQILIGAQDVDKHKPLPDPLLVALERLNRQPAQAAYVGDSPFDVLSAKAAKVKAIAVTWGMATKDIMENHQPDHIIDRWDELYQLL; this is encoded by the coding sequence ATGAAAATTGATACCGTGCTATTTGATTTAGATGGTACATTGGTGGATTCACTGCCACTAATTAAACGCACCTACCAGCGGGTTTTTCAAGAAATGAATATTCCTTGGGAAAATGACGAAGTGATGACTTGGGTGGGCCGATCTTTAAAGGACATTGGCAATTACTTTGCCGGAGAAGAACGAGGGCAGGAATTTTTTAAGGTCTACCAGCACTACTATGCCATCGACCATGATGAATATACCAAGGCCTACGCCGGCACATTGGAAATGTTGGAAAAGTTACATAACAAAGGCTACACCCTAGGGGTAGTGACTTCCAAAAGTGGTGCGGTGGCCAAGCGCAGCATAGACTTTTTGGGTATGGCTAAATATATGCAGATCCTCATTGGTGCCCAAGATGTGGACAAGCACAAACCGCTGCCAGATCCCTTACTGGTGGCTTTGGAAAGATTAAACCGCCAACCGGCCCAGGCCGCCTACGTTGGCGACAGCCCCTTTGATGTGCTGTCCGCCAAAGCAGCCAAAGTAAAGGCCATCGCAGTTACCTGGGGTATGGCCACCAAAGACATAATGGAAAATCACCAACCGGACCACATCATCGACAGATGGGATGAATTGTACCAATTGTTGTAG
- a CDS encoding GerMN domain-containing protein, protein MMSKPSNGDRIKLVVLMLTVMLLLITAGCTTQPEVQSTDPKKPPISSKPIEQKEKVKLYFSDEQALFLKPEVREVTIKGEPLAEIVVKELIKGPTEEGLKKTVPPETELRSLQVEEGVAYLNLSKEVQTKHWGGTTGEMMTVYSIVNTLTDLNIGIEKVQFLVEGEKQETLVGHLSTFEPIAPDWFMTKTGEIWLGAVDINIDKLRELQQQVDEGHQPWYLDPLQVAMETSTRYGFDPRVDKFTLVKVEEMGEYVGTGLAYVEATHDGKDYTIELIQPVEQGATGVWTINSITLN, encoded by the coding sequence ATGATGTCAAAACCCTCCAATGGCGATCGCATTAAACTGGTGGTTTTAATGTTGACCGTTATGTTGCTGTTGATTACCGCTGGTTGCACAACTCAGCCAGAAGTTCAAAGCACGGACCCTAAAAAACCACCCATTAGTTCTAAACCAATTGAACAAAAGGAAAAGGTAAAATTATACTTTTCCGACGAACAGGCGCTATTTTTAAAGCCGGAAGTGCGAGAAGTCACCATCAAAGGTGAGCCGTTGGCAGAAATAGTGGTTAAAGAGCTAATTAAAGGTCCCACCGAAGAGGGCTTGAAAAAGACGGTGCCTCCGGAAACCGAACTTCGGTCATTGCAGGTGGAAGAGGGCGTTGCCTACCTAAACCTCTCCAAAGAAGTGCAAACCAAGCACTGGGGTGGCACCACCGGAGAAATGATGACCGTTTATTCAATTGTTAATACACTTACTGATTTAAATATAGGTATTGAAAAAGTGCAGTTTCTTGTGGAAGGTGAAAAACAAGAAACCTTGGTTGGACATTTGAGCACCTTTGAACCGATAGCACCGGACTGGTTTATGACCAAGACCGGAGAAATTTGGTTAGGGGCAGTGGATATTAACATCGACAAACTGCGTGAATTGCAGCAACAGGTTGATGAAGGTCACCAACCGTGGTACCTAGATCCATTACAAGTGGCTATGGAAACCAGCACTAGATATGGTTTTGATCCTAGGGTAGATAAATTTACTCTGGTCAAGGTAGAAGAAATGGGTGAGTATGTTGGCACCGGCCTGGCATATGTCGAGGCCACCCATGATGGAAAGGACTACACCATCGAACTAATTCAACCTGTTGAGCAAGGTGCAACGGGTGTCTGGACCATCAATTCTATCACACTAAATTAG
- a CDS encoding HAMP domain-containing sensor histidine kinase — protein sequence MITSVRWKLVGTYLIMIALTVLLTNWLAYTALKQHYLQERQEAYLVHASVVSTFAANYIDGNNLTMPIEFRTYGENVGARILLLDRQGIVVNDSFNEKWVVGRQLGHNEVQAALTGVTAAGAHALSAEEWVMYVAVPVTWEKEVVGAVMLSTDINDIKEALHEVLKSMAVLSMLGSVLALMVGLWLAAKVTKPVEDLSFAVERVAAGNFNEPVPVRSRDELGQLTKSFNSMAEKLANVDRSRREFIANASHELKSPLSSIKALAESLIYSNEQDVTIYKEYLGDINDEIDRLNRVVHDLLQLAKMEDEVTTLNIEAQSVQKVIDQVIHLLKPKAKAKDITLQVTTADQLLWPVDEDMLAMILLNLVDNGIKYTAPGGQVTVNGNTVGDTLELQVSDSGEGIPAADLPHIFDRFYRVDKARSRDTGGTGLGLSIVQQAVKVLGGTISVESQVGIGTKFTVKLDRQ from the coding sequence ATGATTACCAGTGTCCGCTGGAAGCTGGTGGGTACCTATTTGATTATGATTGCGCTGACAGTGCTGCTTACCAATTGGTTGGCCTACACCGCCCTGAAACAGCATTACTTACAGGAAAGGCAAGAGGCCTATTTGGTGCATGCCTCTGTGGTCAGCACCTTTGCTGCCAACTATATTGATGGCAACAACTTAACAATGCCCATAGAATTCAGAACCTATGGCGAAAACGTGGGTGCCCGCATATTGCTCCTTGACCGCCAGGGTATAGTGGTTAACGATTCCTTCAATGAAAAATGGGTTGTGGGCAGGCAATTGGGGCATAACGAGGTGCAAGCGGCTTTAACCGGGGTGACCGCCGCCGGAGCCCACGCCCTATCAGCGGAGGAATGGGTAATGTATGTGGCGGTGCCGGTGACTTGGGAAAAGGAAGTGGTGGGGGCGGTGATGCTGTCCACCGACATTAATGATATCAAGGAAGCGTTACATGAGGTGCTCAAAAGCATGGCGGTTTTGTCAATGCTGGGCAGTGTATTGGCGCTAATGGTGGGGCTGTGGCTGGCGGCCAAAGTGACCAAACCGGTGGAAGACCTCAGCTTTGCGGTGGAACGGGTGGCCGCTGGCAATTTCAATGAACCGGTGCCGGTGCGCAGCCGAGATGAGTTGGGCCAGTTGACCAAGTCCTTTAACTCCATGGCCGAAAAACTGGCCAACGTCGACCGCAGTCGCCGGGAATTTATTGCCAATGCTTCCCATGAATTAAAATCGCCACTGTCCTCGATTAAAGCGCTGGCCGAGTCCCTAATCTACAGCAACGAGCAGGATGTGACCATATATAAAGAGTACCTGGGGGATATTAATGACGAAATTGACCGACTAAATCGCGTGGTGCATGATTTACTGCAACTGGCCAAGATGGAAGATGAAGTAACCACATTAAATATCGAAGCGCAATCGGTACAAAAGGTTATTGACCAAGTTATTCATTTGCTTAAACCCAAAGCAAAGGCCAAAGATATCACGTTGCAGGTAACCACCGCAGATCAATTGCTTTGGCCAGTGGATGAAGACATGTTGGCTATGATTTTGCTAAATTTGGTGGATAACGGCATTAAATACACCGCCCCCGGTGGTCAAGTAACCGTGAACGGCAACACAGTGGGGGATACCTTAGAACTACAGGTATCAGACAGCGGAGAAGGAATACCAGCGGCGGACCTACCCCACATCTTTGACCGCTTTTATCGGGTGGACAAAGCCAGATCCCGGGATACCGGCGGCACCGGCCTTGGCCTGTCCATAGTGCAACAAGCGGTAAAAGTATTGGGTGGCACCATCTCGGTGGAAAGCCAAGTGGGAATTGGCACCAAGTTTACCGTGAAGTTGGACAGACAGTAG
- a CDS encoding response regulator transcription factor, whose amino-acid sequence MSTILIVDDEKLLVKGLKRSLEQEGYQVLVAYDGAEAMSIYHKETIDLVVLDIMLPQMSGLDVCRELRKHTDIPIIMLTAKGEDVDKIVGLELGADDYMTKPFNTRELLARIKAVMRRISHKTDGQNQYNISAGALELDVPKRKVTNDGKAVDLTAKEFDVLFLLAQNPGRVFTRENLLAAVWGDDYYGDLRTVDVHIRRLREKLEQDPKHPEYILTKWGVGYYFREYNK is encoded by the coding sequence TTGTCTACTATTTTAATTGTGGATGATGAAAAACTTTTGGTTAAAGGTTTAAAGCGCAGCTTGGAGCAGGAGGGCTACCAGGTGTTGGTTGCTTATGACGGTGCTGAAGCCATGAGCATTTATCATAAAGAGACCATTGATTTGGTGGTGCTGGATATCATGTTGCCCCAGATGAGTGGTTTGGATGTGTGCCGGGAACTGAGAAAACACACCGATATTCCCATTATTATGCTCACCGCCAAGGGTGAAGACGTGGATAAAATTGTTGGTTTAGAACTGGGGGCTGACGACTATATGACCAAGCCCTTCAACACCAGGGAACTGTTGGCCCGGATCAAGGCGGTCATGCGGCGCATTAGCCACAAAACCGACGGGCAAAATCAATATAACATCTCGGCAGGGGCGCTGGAACTGGATGTTCCCAAGCGCAAAGTCACCAATGATGGCAAAGCGGTGGATTTGACTGCCAAGGAATTCGACGTGCTGTTTCTTTTGGCCCAAAACCCCGGCCGGGTGTTCACCAGGGAAAACCTGTTGGCGGCGGTTTGGGGTGACGACTATTACGGCGACCTGCGCACCGTTGACGTGCATATTAGAAGGCTAAGGGAAAAACTGGAGCAAGACCCCAAGCACCCGGAATACATCCTCACCAAGTGGGGGGTAGGCTACTACTTTCGGGAGTATAACAAATGA
- a CDS encoding dipeptide ABC transporter ATP-binding protein, with the protein MEPLLRVKNLTKYFPISKGLLGKPDAVVKAVDGVNFDINPGETLGLVGESGCGKSTTGRVILRLLEPTAGEVYFEGQNIFKISSEQMRHLRQEMQIIFQDPYASLNPRMTVGQIVAEPLKIFGLAKGAQLDKRVNQLLEYVGLASYHARRYPHEFSGGQRQRVGIARALSVNPKLIICDEAVSALDVSIQSQVLNLLKDLQKEFNFSYLFIAHGLNVVKHMSDRVGVMYLGQMVELASDVDLYGAPLHPYTQALLSAIPVPNPKVKKERIILEGDVPSPVNPPSGCRFHTRCFKCMDICKQQQPEYKEVKPGHWVACHAVT; encoded by the coding sequence ATGGAACCCCTGTTAAGGGTCAAAAACTTGACCAAATACTTCCCCATCAGCAAGGGGTTGTTAGGCAAGCCCGACGCGGTGGTTAAAGCGGTGGACGGGGTCAACTTTGACATCAATCCCGGCGAAACTTTGGGTTTGGTTGGTGAGAGCGGTTGCGGTAAATCCACCACCGGCCGAGTAATTCTGCGGTTGTTAGAACCCACCGCCGGTGAGGTGTATTTTGAAGGCCAAAACATCTTCAAGATTTCTTCAGAGCAAATGCGTCACCTGCGCCAAGAGATGCAAATTATCTTCCAAGATCCCTATGCCTCGTTAAACCCCAGGATGACGGTGGGTCAAATTGTTGCCGAACCGTTAAAGATCTTTGGTTTGGCCAAGGGTGCGCAGCTAGATAAACGGGTAAACCAACTGTTGGAATATGTAGGTCTGGCCAGTTATCACGCCCGCCGATATCCCCACGAGTTCAGCGGTGGTCAGCGGCAGCGGGTGGGCATTGCCCGGGCATTGTCCGTTAACCCCAAACTAATCATCTGTGACGAAGCGGTATCAGCGCTGGACGTGTCCATTCAATCCCAGGTGCTGAACTTGCTTAAAGACTTACAAAAGGAATTTAATTTCTCCTACCTGTTTATCGCCCACGGGCTAAACGTAGTTAAGCACATGTCCGATCGGGTGGGGGTAATGTATTTGGGACAAATGGTGGAACTGGCTAGCGATGTGGATTTGTACGGTGCACCGCTACATCCGTACACCCAGGCGCTTTTATCAGCAATCCCGGTGCCCAACCCAAAGGTAAAGAAAGAGCGGATCATTCTGGAGGGGGACGTCCCCAGCCCGGTGAATCCCCCCAGTGGTTGCCGTTTCCACACCAGATGCTTCAAATGCATGGACATCTGCAAACAGCAGCAACCGGAATATAAAGAAGTAAAACCAGGCCACTGGGTGGCCTGCCATGCTGTCACATAG
- a CDS encoding ABC transporter ATP-binding protein, with the protein MSEALLKITDLKTHFFLDDGVVPAVDGVSFHLNKGETLAVVGESGSGKSITSLSIMGLVPSPPGKIVGGTIEFAGEDLLKKSEKEMRAVRGNRISMIFQEPMTSLNPVYRVGDQIAEALILHQGLTKKEAMERAIEMLRLTGIPSPEKRAYEFPHQMSGGMRQRVMIAMALSCRPELLIADEPTTALDVTIQAQILELMQELKEKMNTAIIMITHDLAVVAEMADRAVVMYCGKVVEEAPVADLFENPLHPYTKGLLASIPSIDDDSNEKLFVIEGSVPNMMHLPAGCAFAPRCPEAKDQCLGAIPQLKQVAPGRKVSCWLAEGGAE; encoded by the coding sequence ATGAGCGAAGCACTTTTAAAGATAACTGACCTAAAAACTCACTTTTTTCTGGATGACGGTGTGGTACCAGCAGTGGACGGAGTAAGTTTCCACCTAAACAAAGGGGAAACGTTGGCGGTGGTGGGGGAATCCGGCAGTGGTAAAAGTATCACCTCCCTTTCCATCATGGGTCTGGTGCCCAGCCCCCCAGGAAAAATCGTTGGCGGCACCATTGAGTTCGCCGGTGAAGACCTGTTAAAGAAATCTGAAAAGGAAATGCGAGCGGTGCGGGGCAACCGCATCTCGATGATCTTCCAAGAACCGATGACTTCACTGAACCCGGTTTACCGGGTTGGTGATCAGATAGCCGAAGCGTTAATTTTGCACCAAGGGTTGACTAAAAAAGAGGCGATGGAACGGGCTATTGAAATGTTGCGTTTAACCGGTATTCCTTCGCCGGAAAAGCGGGCTTACGAATTTCCCCATCAAATGAGCGGTGGCATGCGCCAACGGGTGATGATTGCCATGGCCCTCAGTTGTCGTCCAGAACTGCTGATTGCCGATGAACCCACCACCGCGTTGGACGTGACCATTCAAGCCCAAATTTTAGAATTGATGCAGGAACTGAAAGAAAAAATGAACACCGCCATCATTATGATTACCCACGATTTGGCAGTGGTGGCCGAAATGGCCGACCGGGCGGTGGTGATGTACTGCGGTAAAGTGGTGGAAGAGGCTCCGGTGGCAGATTTGTTTGAAAATCCGCTGCACCCATATACCAAAGGGTTGTTGGCCTCTATCCCCAGCATTGATGATGATTCTAATGAAAAACTGTTTGTCATTGAAGGCAGCGTACCCAACATGATGCATTTACCCGCTGGCTGTGCCTTTGCTCCCCGTTGCCCCGAGGCTAAAGACCAGTGCCTGGGTGCAATTCCCCAGTTGAAGCAAGTGGCACCGGGTAGAAAAGTTAGCTGCTGGTTAGCGGAAGGGGGTGCAGAATAA
- the nikC gene encoding nickel transporter permease gives MSELAKAPAPTAQEIVEETYSPVKDFWRRLKKNKLAMTSLVFLIGLVLMAIFAPYIAPYDPINGVMSDALQEPSAQHWLGTDELGRDILSRIIYGARISLKVGLMAVAIALSMGTVLGSIAGYFGGRIDNLIMRLMDIMLSFPSMLLAIAFMAALGRGIENAIIAISIVTMPEYARIVRGSVLSIKESDYVQAARAIGNKDMSIIFKHIMPNVLAPIIVRGTMGISTAILDTAALGFLGLGVQPPDAEWGTMLGAGRNYLFNAPHLVMFPGIAITLTVMTFNLLGDGLRDALDPRLRS, from the coding sequence ATGTCAGAGTTAGCCAAAGCGCCAGCCCCAACTGCTCAGGAAATAGTGGAAGAAACATACTCCCCAGTTAAGGATTTTTGGCGCCGCCTAAAGAAAAACAAACTGGCCATGACTAGTTTGGTCTTTCTAATTGGCCTAGTATTGATGGCCATTTTTGCTCCATACATTGCCCCATACGACCCCATTAACGGTGTAATGTCCGATGCGCTCCAAGAACCCAGTGCCCAACATTGGCTGGGCACTGATGAATTGGGCCGGGATATTTTGAGCCGGATTATCTACGGTGCCCGCATATCGCTGAAGGTGGGTCTGATGGCGGTGGCCATAGCCCTTTCTATGGGGACAGTACTGGGCTCCATTGCCGGTTATTTTGGTGGCAGAATTGATAACCTCATCATGCGCCTGATGGATATTATGCTTTCCTTTCCTTCAATGTTACTGGCCATTGCCTTTATGGCGGCCCTTGGACGAGGGATTGAAAATGCCATTATCGCCATCAGTATTGTAACCATGCCGGAATACGCCCGGATTGTGCGGGGCTCGGTGTTGTCCATCAAAGAAAGCGACTATGTACAGGCTGCCCGGGCCATTGGTAATAAAGATATGTCTATTATTTTTAAACACATTATGCCTAACGTGTTGGCCCCCATTATCGTTAGGGGTACCATGGGCATATCCACCGCTATTTTAGATACTGCCGCCTTGGGCTTTTTAGGCTTAGGTGTGCAACCGCCGGATGCCGAATGGGGCACCATGCTGGGGGCCGGCCGTAATTACTTGTTTAATGCACCGCACTTAGTGATGTTCCCTGGCATTGCCATTACGCTAACGGTGATGACCTTCAACCTGTTGGGTGACGGTTTAAGGGATGCCCTAGACCCAAGATTGCGTTCATAG
- a CDS encoding ABC transporter permease, which yields MLRYLIKRILMLIPVLLGVSLFVFLVLHLFTTDPAMNMLGQHGTNEQAEALRESMGLNDPIYVQFARFLSDLLHGDFGRSLMTRAPVLDEIFARFPATVELALAAIFIATVVGVTVGVISAVKQYSIFDYVSMIGALVGVSMPIFWLGLMMIILFSLTLGWLPVSGRIAVGMEPAHITGLYVLDSILTQDWESLKSALLHLIMPATALATTSMAIIARMTRSTMLEVIRQDYIRTARAKGLKESVVVYRHALRNALIPIITVIGLQLGVLMGGAVLTETVFGWPGVGSRLIDAIMASDYPMVQGTVIFIATVFVVVNLIVDLLYAWLDPRIKYS from the coding sequence ATGCTCCGTTATTTGATTAAACGTATCCTAATGCTGATCCCAGTACTGCTGGGGGTAAGCTTATTTGTATTTTTAGTGTTGCACCTGTTTACCACCGACCCAGCCATGAACATGTTGGGACAACACGGTACCAATGAACAGGCCGAAGCACTGCGGGAAAGCATGGGCCTTAACGACCCCATTTATGTGCAATTTGCCCGCTTTCTTTCAGACTTACTGCACGGTGATTTTGGACGCTCCTTAATGACCCGCGCCCCGGTGTTGGACGAGATCTTTGCCCGTTTTCCAGCCACAGTGGAGTTAGCCTTGGCGGCTATATTTATCGCCACGGTGGTGGGGGTAACTGTGGGTGTAATCTCGGCAGTAAAGCAATATTCAATATTTGACTATGTAAGTATGATTGGTGCACTGGTGGGTGTGTCGATGCCTATTTTCTGGTTGGGGTTAATGATGATTATCCTCTTCTCACTGACGTTGGGTTGGTTGCCGGTATCCGGTCGGATTGCAGTGGGGATGGAACCGGCCCACATCACGGGGTTATATGTGTTGGATAGCATTCTCACCCAGGATTGGGAGTCATTAAAGAGCGCCCTGTTGCATTTAATTATGCCGGCCACAGCGTTGGCCACAACATCCATGGCCATCATTGCCCGGATGACCCGCTCCACCATGTTGGAAGTTATCCGTCAGGATTACATTCGCACCGCCCGGGCTAAAGGCTTAAAGGAATCGGTGGTTGTTTATCGCCATGCCTTAAGAAACGCCCTCATTCCCATTATCACTGTCATTGGTTTGCAACTGGGTGTATTGATGGGGGGAGCGGTCCTTACCGAGACGGTATTTGGTTGGCCCGGTGTAGGTAGCCGGTTAATAGATGCCATCATGGCATCGGATTACCCCATGGTACAGGGAACAGTTATTTTCATCGCCACGGTATTTGTGGTGGTAAACCTCATTGTAGACTTGCTCTATGCTTGGTTAGACCCACGCATTAAGTACTCATAA